The Bradysia coprophila strain Holo2 unplaced genomic scaffold, BU_Bcop_v1 contig_732, whole genome shotgun sequence genome has a window encoding:
- the LOC119084061 gene encoding MRG/MORF4L-binding protein — protein MAVKEKSEAEEMEWSAEEQVQLFLALGGLKPIGINKHFYMVCICERLSTALNRDISPDTVWAHLKKLYNLEALDKVVSLPFPQEQRDFSLPEADFGLLMTKKLMEVEEKKHSEPKTETTRSRTSTPQPQSSSKQTPTAASSKTASAAASKSNSSSKPSTSSSSKSTPQTGNKTNNTPASSKELEKRVTARLLPSSDGLKRTPKRTRGSTSIESNSSPSTTPPPMSTKRRRI, from the exons ATGgcggtaaaagaaaaatccgaAGCCGAAGAAATGGAGTGGAGCGCTGAAGAACAAGTGCAATTATTTCTAGCGCTCGGTGGTTTGAAACCGATCGGCATCAACAAACATTTCTACATGGTTTGCATCTGTGAACGATTGTCAACGGCACTAAACCGTGACATATCGCCGGACACCGTATGGGCACACCTAAAGAAACTGTACAATTTGGAAGCTCTCGATAAAGTGGTCTCGTTGCCATTCCCACAAGAGCAGCGGGACTTTTCGCTACCGGAAGCCGATTTCGGATTACTGATGACAAAGAAACTGATGGAGGTGGAAGAGAAAAAACATTCGGAACCCAAAACGGAAACAACTCGAT CAAGAACGTCGACACCGCAGCCACAAAGCAGTTCAAAACAAACGCCAACAGCTGCATCGTCGAAAACTGCATCAGCTGCAGCATCGAAATCAAATTCTTCATCCAAGCCATCAACTTCCAGTTCGTCCAAATCGACGCCACAAACCGGtaacaaaaccaacaacacTCCGGCTAGTTCCAAAGAATTGGAGAAAAGAGTCACAGCTAGACTGCTACCGTCATCGGACGGCCTGAAGCGAACACCAAAGAGAACTCGTGGTTCGACGTCCATCGAGTCGAACAGTAGTCCATCGACTACTCCGCCACCCATGTCAACGAAACGCCGGCGAATTTAA
- the LOC119084023 gene encoding histone-lysine N-methyltransferase, H3 lysine-79 specific isoform X1: protein MALPHQMELKLNSPAGVDVEPMRYKWPLQSGSGSDLHDSGVDIIDTIRWVCEDVPEIKAALDSFQMNDVDTECYEAMYKLCDLYNKAIDSVTNLERGTSLSEHRLNKFASRGLLRHILQLVYNAAVVEPEKLNQYEPFSAEVYGETSYDLVCQMIDQIEISSDDVFIDLGSGVGQVVLQMAATKPTKVCWGIERADVPSRYAVGMDDNFKTWMRWFGKKFGEYQLIKGDFLADEHREKINTATIVFVNNFAFGPTVDHQLKERFADLRDGAKIVSSKSFCPLNFRITDRNLSDIGTIMHVSELSPLEGSVSWTGKPVSYYLHIIDRTKLERYFQKLKSQKGSETDLTTIVTNTRSGRRNITKDESSESDMEGNGNSNSNGPTTRKAWSDWCSYKDQSLSDEEENNNTSQSLRNNRRAGQKRKKLTRKAAARANQAQLMQTTAQRKKAAPAAGGVAKAGNKKGGRKKNLKIVGLDLLHSHTLNSTSTEAIGRKLPPAPGCVDQQLTSLTGGMHHVELDIPAAPSDTPYALQILLDMYRSQFMEALERMKSHSYKENVTKEIATEEERHKSLLNRASQLEKQIKVLIDDSVALLKARMNELGISMTSHNDLLAKAKEIVGRHKELQVLAAKLQVQVNQQEQEQRTLVLNQISMLSMLKKGQVDEMDLTPQSSQELVLKEIANTLAHRKKLQAQVSSLENDLNLMDKSAEERKLNASTTISIVNPAPPSQNQQQHAQSQPQQPQQQQQQHLHQSSHSVSSYPAGSTATSKSNSSASTKSQRKNREHRSRSQEWPDVPDVGKIEENNPEILAQKILETGRQIEAGKLLANSGTKHKDSTERKHSLSSGDAVLMPAPAIVMKTHHRMSAQNAPISQPPVTVTANKQYLSAHTPTAAKSAQESPKVVNFEDRLKSIITSALNEDSEQRKAQTKPTNTAQQQQHHPQQQQPQQQTQSAYQKPASAPSNYQNYTSTSPQPPQNNMTIAHNTSATIAAHQSNFSTQQALYKQQSTMSAYNTHKISPGSNKFTNPQYTKSLSISVSPSLSSGPCSQSNQVPHSPSGVIFNRDQQAEMLQYGRSNEFSKTEFKTPEAMRYERHQMEEQLLRSSNERHYYEGTSSRHHHHHSSSRHSSSSSSSSSTASSGGAQPDYTQVSPAKMALRRHLSQEKLAQQLPPGTVMSTSKTIGDLVNGEIERTLEISNQSIINAAINMSSVIDVPKASAAGTVINAHAQRPERVNVRLVDEAGNTSYSGPAKNTPYSPISRPNSRDSKSPVHLHGQSNLATLAHVAYNHKQLSQQTVQPSSRSMQPQLAAHQRQTSHHLVSSHTTVYQQPSSSQRSSKSTAMASSTGSRSEQTAPYMPLPRAELKPYIESYFADQKSTAATAKVQSNDDQRPQRINGSAPPLEGLAASLQARVIAQLKIEQENEERQRRHPDIPTNSISTNRMTMNIPLNSVQIKTEAVTLKRTSPIIQHHRPSKIGHYDDTVAASDAVTSGQSVVSGIELMSPEINSMTADERSSHQRHRNDDDDIGDDESHWQDRVCSGFDRLVAFASTELTKSRRSIEEAAASPDSGINQSGSDCRFLSSSSSSSQLDVPSNSLRGTMVPLIKSSPAEALDSPPLSEAEMPRTPSPSASPPMMYGGKAALPPQQHHLSENHLKIPLKYQRQSKSSSHQKHYKKKFRERTWEYDCDESVGSDMAYGHETDLATHHKSKFRPKGKDWDWRSENHRNHDADQMC, encoded by the exons ATGGCATTACCCCACCAAATGGAATTGAAACTGAATTCTCCAGCCGGAGTTGACGTTGAGCCAATGCGTTACAAATGGCCACTACAGAGTGGTAGCGGTTCCGATCTGCATGACAGTGGCGTGGACATAATTGATACCATTCGATGGGTATGCGAGGATGTTCCCGAAATAAAAGCCGCCTTAGACAGTTTCCAAATGAACGACGTTGACACAGAATGTTACGAGGCTATGTACAAACTGTGTGATCTATACAACAAGGCTATCGACAGTGTTACGAATTTG GAACGTGGAACGTCTCTATCCGAACATCGTTTGAATAAATTCGCATCACGGGGCCTTTTGCGACACATTCTGCAATTAGTTTACAATGCTGCCGTTGTGGAGCCCGAAAAATTGAACCAATACGAACCGTTTTCAGCCGAGGTGTACGGAGAAACATCGTACGACTTGGTGTGCCAAATGATCGatcaaatagaaatttcatcGGACGATGTGTTCATCGATCTGGGATCGGGTGTTGGTCAAGTAGTTCTGCAGATGGCTGCTACTAAACCGACGAAAGTATGTTGGGGCATCGAACGGGCTGACGTACCATCACGATATGCAGTTGGAATGGATGACAATTTCAAGACGTGGATGCGATGGTTCGGAAAGAAATTCGGTGAATATCAACTGATCAAAGGTGACTTCTTGGCCGATGAGCATCGCGAGAAAATCAACACTGCCACAATTGTGTTCGTAAATAATTTCGCTTTCGGGCCAACTGTCGATCATCAGCTGAAGGAACGATTTGCTGATTTGAGAGACGGCGCGAAAATTGTTTCGTCCAAAAGTTTTTGTCCGTTAAACTTCCGCATTACCGACCGAAATCTGAGCGATATTGGAACCATTATGCATGTGAGTGAACTGTCACCGCTGGAAGGATCGGTGTCGTGGACGGGGAAACCGGTTTCCTATTATCTGCACATTATTGATCGCACAAAGCTGGaacgatattttcaaaaacttaaaAGTCAAAAGGGTAGCGAAACTGATCTCACAACAATCGTTACCAATACTCGGTCGGGTCGTCGCAATATAACGAAAGATGAGTCAAGTGAATCGGACATGGAGGGCAACGGTAATTCAAATTCGAATGGACCTACAACGAGGAAAGCTTGGTCAGATTGGTGCAGCTATAAAGATCAAAGTTTGTCCGACGAGGAAGAGAACAATAATACGAGTCAGTCGCTGCGAAACAATCGTCGTGCTGGACAGAAACGAAAGAAACTGACGAGAAAAGCTGCAGCTCGTGCAAATCAAGCGCAGTTAATGCAGACAACGGCACAACGTAAGAAAGCAGCACCGGCTGCTGGTGGAGTAGCCAAAGCTGGAAACAAGAAAGgtggaagaaagaaaaatttgaaaattgttggtCTGGACTTGCTGCACAGTCATACGCTAAATAGTACGAGCACAGAAGCCATCGGAAGAAAATTACCGCCAGCTCCGGGTTGCGTTGATCAACAATTGACTTCACTAACCGGCGGAATGCATCATGTTGAATTAGATATTCCCGCTGCACCTAGTGACACTCCATACGCCCTGCAAATACTGTTGGACATGTATCGAAGTCAATTCATGGAGGCTCTGGAACGAATGAAAAGCCACTCGTACAAGGAAAATGTTACCAAGGAAATTGCGACAGAAGAAGAACGGCACAAGAGTTTATTGAATAGAGCTAGTCAGCTGGAGAAGCAAATCAAAGTACTCATTGACGACAGTGTGGCGTTACTGAAAGCCCGAATGAACGAGCTTGGCATTAGTATGACGAGTCACAATGATCTTCTGGCCAAAGCCAAAGAAATCGTCGGAAGGCACAAAGAATTGCAAGTTCTTGCTGCCAAATTGCAAGTGCAAGTCAATCAACAAGAGCAGGAGCAACGAACACTGGTTCTGAATCAGATTTCGATGCTGTCAATGTTAAAGAAGGGTCAAGTGGACGAGATGGATTTAACGCCGCAATCGTCACAAGAATTGGTCCTGAAAGAGATTGCCAATACGTTGGCCCATCGTAAGAAGTTGCAGGCACAAGTATCGTCGCTGGAGAACGATTTGAATTTGATGGACAAGTCGGCCGAAGAACGAAAACTGAATGCATCAACAACGATCAGTATTGTCAATCCAGCACCACCTTCGCAAAACCAACAACAGCATGCACAGTCACAACCGCAGCAAccacagcagcagcaacaacaacacctGCACCAATCCAGCCATTCAGTTTCATCGTATCCTGCAGGCTCCACTGCAACTTCCAAATCAAATTCTTCAGCATCGACTAAGTCACAGCGTAAGAATCGTGAACATCGGTCACGTTCGCAGGAATGGCCCGACGTTCCAGATGTTGGTAAGATCGAAGAAAACAATCCGGAGATTTTGGCTCAGAAGATACTGGAGACAGGTCGTCAAATTGAAGCCGGCAAACTTTTGGCGAACAGTGGAACCAAACACAAAGATTCAACGGAAAGGAAGCATAGTCTTTCTAGCGGTGATGCTGTATTAATGCCTGCTCCAGCGATTGTTATGAAGACCCATCATCGAATGTCAGCCCAAAATGCACCAATCAGTCAACCACCTGTTACAGTCACTGCCAATAAGCAATATTTAAGTGCCCATACACCTACTGCAGCTAAATCTGCTCAGGAATCGCCAAAAGTTGTGAACTTTGAGGATCGATTGAAGAGCATAATAACGTCTGCGTTGAACGAAGATAGTGAACAACGCAAAGCACAAACTAAACCAACCAACACTgcccaacaacaacaacatcatccacagcagcagcaaccacaacaacaaacaCAATCAGCCTACCAAAAACCTGCTTCTGCTCCTTCCAACTATCAAAATTATACAAGTACGTCTCCCCAACCGCCCCAGAATAATATGACAATTGCCCATAACACATCGGCCACTATTGCCGCACATCAATCGAACTTTTCCACACAACAGGCGCTATACAAACAGCAATCAACCATGTCCGCATACAACACTCATAAAATCTCTCCTGGCAGCAATAAATTCACCAATCCGCAATACACAAAGAGCCTCTCCATTAGCGTCTCACCGAGTCTATCATCCGGTCCATGTTCACAAAGCAATCAGGTGCCACACAGTCCGTCTGGTGTTATATTCAATCGAGATCAGCAAGCGGAAATGCTTCAGTACGGTCGATCCAACGAATTTTCCAAGACTGAATTTAAGACACCCGAAGCGATGCGGTATGAACGTCACCAAATGGAAGAACAATTGCTGCGAAGTAGCAATGAACGACATTACTACGAGGGCACTTCCAGTcgccatcatcatcatcattcgTCAAGCCGTCATAGCtcatcgtcgtcgtcgtcgtcgtcaaCAGCATCGTCAGGTGGAGCCCAGCCAGATTATACTCAAGTATCCCCCGCAAAGATGGCACTTCGTAGACATTTATCGCAGGAAAAGCTGGCCCAACAACTACCACCTGGCACAGTAATGTCAACATCCAAAACTATTGGCGATTTGGTAAATGGCGAAATCGAACGCACACTGGAAATATCCAATCAGAGCATCATCAACGCAGCGATAAACATGAGTTCGGTCATCGATGTTCCGAAAGCATCTGCTGCCGGAACTGTGATAAATGCTCATGCTCAACGACCAGAACGGGTCAATGTTCGCTTAGTCGATGAAGCAGGCAACACTTCGTATTCGGGACCAGCAAAGAACACACCATACAGTCCAATATCACGACCGAACAGTCGCGATTCGAAATCTCCCGTTCATTTGCACGGACAAAGCAATTTAGCGACTCTGGCCCACGTTGCATACAATCACAAACAGTTGAGTCAACAAACGGTTCAACCATCTTCCCGTTCAATGCAACCACAATTGGCCGCTCATCAGCGACAAACATCTCATCATCTCGTATCGTCGCACACGACCGTGTACCAACAACCATCGTCCAGTCAGCGATCATCGAAAAGTACTGCAATGGCGTCCTCCACTGGATCTCGCAGTGAGCAAACGGCACCGTACATGCCACTACCGCGCGCTGAACTGAAACCTTACATTGAATCGTATTTTGCCGATCAGAAGTCAACGGCGGCCACAGCAAAAGTTCAGTCTAACGATGACCAAAGGCCGCAGAGAATTAATGGTTCAGCTCCGCCACTTGAAG gTTTGGCTGCATCGCTACAGGCTCGTGTGATAGCCCAACTGAAAATTGAACAGGAAAATGAAGAGCGACAACGACGTCATCCAGACATCCCaaccaattcaatttcaacaaatcgAATGACAATGAATATTCCACTTAATTCAGTACAAATCAAAACGGAAG CTGTCACACTGAAACGAACTTCACCCATTATCCAGCATCATCGACCGTCGAAAATCGGTCATTACGACGACACCGTTGCTGCATCGGATGCAGTGACATCGGGCCAATCGGTGGTGTCCGGCATCGAACTGATGAGCccggaaataaattcaatgacGGCCGACGAACGGAGTTCACATCAACGTCATAGGAATGATGATG ACGATATCGGCGATGACGAATCTCATTGGCAAGACCGTGTCTGTTCCGGCTTCGATCGACTGGTTGCCTTCGCATCCACCGAACTCACCAAATCCCGTCGATCGATCGAAGAAGCAGCAGCCAGTCCCGATTCGGGCATCAATCAAAGCGGCAGCGATTGTCGTTTTCTGTcatcatcttcatcatcatctcaACTGGATGTTCCGTCGAATTCGTTGCGAGGCACAATGGTCCCACTGATCAAATCATCGCCCGCCGAAGCTTTAGACAGTCCACCGCTATCCGAAGCCGAAATGCCGCGTACACCGAGTCCATCGGCAAGTCCACCGATGATGTACGGTGGAAAAGCTGCGCTACCGCCACAGCAGCATCATTTAAgcgaaaatcatttaaaaattccattgaaaTATCAACGTCAATCGAAATCGTCGTCGCATCAGAAGcattacaaaaagaaatttcgcgAACGCACATGGGAATATGATTGTGATGAGAGTGTTGGCAGTGATATGGCCTATGGTCATGAAACCGATCTTGCCACGCATcataaatcgaaatttcggCCGAAAGGAAAAGATTGGGATTGGCGATCGGAAAATCATCGTAATCATGACGCTGACCAAATGTGCTAG
- the LOC119084023 gene encoding histone-lysine N-methyltransferase, H3 lysine-79 specific isoform X2, protein MALPHQMELKLNSPAGVDVEPMRYKWPLQSGSGSDLHDSGVDIIDTIRWVCEDVPEIKAALDSFQMNDVDTECYEAMYKLCDLYNKAIDSVTNLERGTSLSEHRLNKFASRGLLRHILQLVYNAAVVEPEKLNQYEPFSAEVYGETSYDLVCQMIDQIEISSDDVFIDLGSGVGQVVLQMAATKPTKVCWGIERADVPSRYAVGMDDNFKTWMRWFGKKFGEYQLIKGDFLADEHREKINTATIVFVNNFAFGPTVDHQLKERFADLRDGAKIVSSKSFCPLNFRITDRNLSDIGTIMHVSELSPLEGSVSWTGKPVSYYLHIIDRTKLERYFQKLKSQKGSETDLTTIVTNTRSGRRNITKDESSESDMEGNGNSNSNGPTTRKAWSDWCSYKDQSLSDEEENNNTSQSLRNNRRAGQKRKKLTRKAAARANQAQLMQTTAQRKKAAPAAGGVAKAGNKKGGRKKNLKIVGLDLLHSHTLNSTSTEAIGRKLPPAPGCVDQQLTSLTGGMHHVELDIPAAPSDTPYALQILLDMYRSQFMEALERMKSHSYKENVTKEIATEEERHKSLLNRASQLEKQIKVLIDDSVALLKARMNELGISMTSHNDLLAKAKEIVGRHKELQVLAAKLQVQVNQQEQEQRTLVLNQISMLSMLKKGQVDEMDLTPQSSQELVLKEIANTLAHRKKLQAQVSSLENDLNLMDKSAEERKLNASTTISIVNPAPPSQNQQQHAQSQPQQPQQQQQQHLHQSSHSVSSYPAGSTATSKSNSSASTKSQRKNREHRSRSQEWPDVPDVGKIEENNPEILAQKILETGRQIEAGKLLANSGTKHKDSTERKHSLSSGDAVLMPAPAIVMKTHHRMSAQNAPISQPPVTVTANKQYLSAHTPTAAKSAQESPKVVNFEDRLKSIITSALNEDSEQRKAQTKPTNTAQQQQHHPQQQQPQQQTQSAYQKPASAPSNYQNYTSTSPQPPQNNMTIAHNTSATIAAHQSNFSTQQALYKQQSTMSAYNTHKISPGSNKFTNPQYTKSLSISVSPSLSSGPCSQSNQVPHSPSGVIFNRDQQAEMLQYGRSNEFSKTEFKTPEAMRYERHQMEEQLLRSSNERHYYEGTSSRHHHHHSSSRHSSSSSSSSSTASSGGAQPDYTQVSPAKMALRRHLSQEKLAQQLPPGTVMSTSKTIGDLVNGEIERTLEISNQSIINAAINMSSVIDVPKASAAGTVINAHAQRPERVNVRLVDEAGNTSYSGPAKNTPYSPISRPNSRDSKSPVHLHGQSNLATLAHVAYNHKQLSQQTVQPSSRSMQPQLAAHQRQTSHHLVSSHTTVYQQPSSSQRSSKSTAMASSTGSRSEQTAPYMPLPRAELKPYIESYFADQKSTAATAKVQSNDDQRPQRINGSAPPLEGLAASLQARVIAQLKIEQENEERQRRHPDIPTNSISTNRMTMNIPLNSVQIKTEAVTLKRTSPIIQHHRPSKIGHYDDTVAASDAVTSGQSVVSGIELMSPEINSMTADERSSHQRHRNDDVSTENNARHYKTMPNGYTYYGRR, encoded by the exons ATGGCATTACCCCACCAAATGGAATTGAAACTGAATTCTCCAGCCGGAGTTGACGTTGAGCCAATGCGTTACAAATGGCCACTACAGAGTGGTAGCGGTTCCGATCTGCATGACAGTGGCGTGGACATAATTGATACCATTCGATGGGTATGCGAGGATGTTCCCGAAATAAAAGCCGCCTTAGACAGTTTCCAAATGAACGACGTTGACACAGAATGTTACGAGGCTATGTACAAACTGTGTGATCTATACAACAAGGCTATCGACAGTGTTACGAATTTG GAACGTGGAACGTCTCTATCCGAACATCGTTTGAATAAATTCGCATCACGGGGCCTTTTGCGACACATTCTGCAATTAGTTTACAATGCTGCCGTTGTGGAGCCCGAAAAATTGAACCAATACGAACCGTTTTCAGCCGAGGTGTACGGAGAAACATCGTACGACTTGGTGTGCCAAATGATCGatcaaatagaaatttcatcGGACGATGTGTTCATCGATCTGGGATCGGGTGTTGGTCAAGTAGTTCTGCAGATGGCTGCTACTAAACCGACGAAAGTATGTTGGGGCATCGAACGGGCTGACGTACCATCACGATATGCAGTTGGAATGGATGACAATTTCAAGACGTGGATGCGATGGTTCGGAAAGAAATTCGGTGAATATCAACTGATCAAAGGTGACTTCTTGGCCGATGAGCATCGCGAGAAAATCAACACTGCCACAATTGTGTTCGTAAATAATTTCGCTTTCGGGCCAACTGTCGATCATCAGCTGAAGGAACGATTTGCTGATTTGAGAGACGGCGCGAAAATTGTTTCGTCCAAAAGTTTTTGTCCGTTAAACTTCCGCATTACCGACCGAAATCTGAGCGATATTGGAACCATTATGCATGTGAGTGAACTGTCACCGCTGGAAGGATCGGTGTCGTGGACGGGGAAACCGGTTTCCTATTATCTGCACATTATTGATCGCACAAAGCTGGaacgatattttcaaaaacttaaaAGTCAAAAGGGTAGCGAAACTGATCTCACAACAATCGTTACCAATACTCGGTCGGGTCGTCGCAATATAACGAAAGATGAGTCAAGTGAATCGGACATGGAGGGCAACGGTAATTCAAATTCGAATGGACCTACAACGAGGAAAGCTTGGTCAGATTGGTGCAGCTATAAAGATCAAAGTTTGTCCGACGAGGAAGAGAACAATAATACGAGTCAGTCGCTGCGAAACAATCGTCGTGCTGGACAGAAACGAAAGAAACTGACGAGAAAAGCTGCAGCTCGTGCAAATCAAGCGCAGTTAATGCAGACAACGGCACAACGTAAGAAAGCAGCACCGGCTGCTGGTGGAGTAGCCAAAGCTGGAAACAAGAAAGgtggaagaaagaaaaatttgaaaattgttggtCTGGACTTGCTGCACAGTCATACGCTAAATAGTACGAGCACAGAAGCCATCGGAAGAAAATTACCGCCAGCTCCGGGTTGCGTTGATCAACAATTGACTTCACTAACCGGCGGAATGCATCATGTTGAATTAGATATTCCCGCTGCACCTAGTGACACTCCATACGCCCTGCAAATACTGTTGGACATGTATCGAAGTCAATTCATGGAGGCTCTGGAACGAATGAAAAGCCACTCGTACAAGGAAAATGTTACCAAGGAAATTGCGACAGAAGAAGAACGGCACAAGAGTTTATTGAATAGAGCTAGTCAGCTGGAGAAGCAAATCAAAGTACTCATTGACGACAGTGTGGCGTTACTGAAAGCCCGAATGAACGAGCTTGGCATTAGTATGACGAGTCACAATGATCTTCTGGCCAAAGCCAAAGAAATCGTCGGAAGGCACAAAGAATTGCAAGTTCTTGCTGCCAAATTGCAAGTGCAAGTCAATCAACAAGAGCAGGAGCAACGAACACTGGTTCTGAATCAGATTTCGATGCTGTCAATGTTAAAGAAGGGTCAAGTGGACGAGATGGATTTAACGCCGCAATCGTCACAAGAATTGGTCCTGAAAGAGATTGCCAATACGTTGGCCCATCGTAAGAAGTTGCAGGCACAAGTATCGTCGCTGGAGAACGATTTGAATTTGATGGACAAGTCGGCCGAAGAACGAAAACTGAATGCATCAACAACGATCAGTATTGTCAATCCAGCACCACCTTCGCAAAACCAACAACAGCATGCACAGTCACAACCGCAGCAAccacagcagcagcaacaacaacacctGCACCAATCCAGCCATTCAGTTTCATCGTATCCTGCAGGCTCCACTGCAACTTCCAAATCAAATTCTTCAGCATCGACTAAGTCACAGCGTAAGAATCGTGAACATCGGTCACGTTCGCAGGAATGGCCCGACGTTCCAGATGTTGGTAAGATCGAAGAAAACAATCCGGAGATTTTGGCTCAGAAGATACTGGAGACAGGTCGTCAAATTGAAGCCGGCAAACTTTTGGCGAACAGTGGAACCAAACACAAAGATTCAACGGAAAGGAAGCATAGTCTTTCTAGCGGTGATGCTGTATTAATGCCTGCTCCAGCGATTGTTATGAAGACCCATCATCGAATGTCAGCCCAAAATGCACCAATCAGTCAACCACCTGTTACAGTCACTGCCAATAAGCAATATTTAAGTGCCCATACACCTACTGCAGCTAAATCTGCTCAGGAATCGCCAAAAGTTGTGAACTTTGAGGATCGATTGAAGAGCATAATAACGTCTGCGTTGAACGAAGATAGTGAACAACGCAAAGCACAAACTAAACCAACCAACACTgcccaacaacaacaacatcatccacagcagcagcaaccacaacaacaaacaCAATCAGCCTACCAAAAACCTGCTTCTGCTCCTTCCAACTATCAAAATTATACAAGTACGTCTCCCCAACCGCCCCAGAATAATATGACAATTGCCCATAACACATCGGCCACTATTGCCGCACATCAATCGAACTTTTCCACACAACAGGCGCTATACAAACAGCAATCAACCATGTCCGCATACAACACTCATAAAATCTCTCCTGGCAGCAATAAATTCACCAATCCGCAATACACAAAGAGCCTCTCCATTAGCGTCTCACCGAGTCTATCATCCGGTCCATGTTCACAAAGCAATCAGGTGCCACACAGTCCGTCTGGTGTTATATTCAATCGAGATCAGCAAGCGGAAATGCTTCAGTACGGTCGATCCAACGAATTTTCCAAGACTGAATTTAAGACACCCGAAGCGATGCGGTATGAACGTCACCAAATGGAAGAACAATTGCTGCGAAGTAGCAATGAACGACATTACTACGAGGGCACTTCCAGTcgccatcatcatcatcattcgTCAAGCCGTCATAGCtcatcgtcgtcgtcgtcgtcgtcaaCAGCATCGTCAGGTGGAGCCCAGCCAGATTATACTCAAGTATCCCCCGCAAAGATGGCACTTCGTAGACATTTATCGCAGGAAAAGCTGGCCCAACAACTACCACCTGGCACAGTAATGTCAACATCCAAAACTATTGGCGATTTGGTAAATGGCGAAATCGAACGCACACTGGAAATATCCAATCAGAGCATCATCAACGCAGCGATAAACATGAGTTCGGTCATCGATGTTCCGAAAGCATCTGCTGCCGGAACTGTGATAAATGCTCATGCTCAACGACCAGAACGGGTCAATGTTCGCTTAGTCGATGAAGCAGGCAACACTTCGTATTCGGGACCAGCAAAGAACACACCATACAGTCCAATATCACGACCGAACAGTCGCGATTCGAAATCTCCCGTTCATTTGCACGGACAAAGCAATTTAGCGACTCTGGCCCACGTTGCATACAATCACAAACAGTTGAGTCAACAAACGGTTCAACCATCTTCCCGTTCAATGCAACCACAATTGGCCGCTCATCAGCGACAAACATCTCATCATCTCGTATCGTCGCACACGACCGTGTACCAACAACCATCGTCCAGTCAGCGATCATCGAAAAGTACTGCAATGGCGTCCTCCACTGGATCTCGCAGTGAGCAAACGGCACCGTACATGCCACTACCGCGCGCTGAACTGAAACCTTACATTGAATCGTATTTTGCCGATCAGAAGTCAACGGCGGCCACAGCAAAAGTTCAGTCTAACGATGACCAAAGGCCGCAGAGAATTAATGGTTCAGCTCCGCCACTTGAAG gTTTGGCTGCATCGCTACAGGCTCGTGTGATAGCCCAACTGAAAATTGAACAGGAAAATGAAGAGCGACAACGACGTCATCCAGACATCCCaaccaattcaatttcaacaaatcgAATGACAATGAATATTCCACTTAATTCAGTACAAATCAAAACGGAAG CTGTCACACTGAAACGAACTTCACCCATTATCCAGCATCATCGACCGTCGAAAATCGGTCATTACGACGACACCGTTGCTGCATCGGATGCAGTGACATCGGGCCAATCGGTGGTGTCCGGCATCGAACTGATGAGCccggaaataaattcaatgacGGCCGACGAACGGAGTTCACATCAACGTCATAGGAATGATGATG TTTCCACTGAAAACAATGCCCGTCATTACAAGACAATGCCAAATGGATATACTTATTATGGTCGTCGATGA